The proteins below come from a single Desulfobacterales bacterium genomic window:
- the rpe gene encoding ribulose-phosphate 3-epimerase, which translates to MMLIAPSILSADFSRLGEEVSAVEKAGADWIHVDVMDGHFVPNITMGPLIVEAVRRVSSLPIDVHLMIEAPDRYIADFAKAGAALISVQVEACIHLHRTIQLIRETGARPGVVLNPSTPLDTIAWVLGDVDFVLIMSVNPGFGGQAFIPNSLDKIQALRKMITDRGLSTLIQIDGGVNPENIQSIARAGADVFVAGSAIYGTPDYKKTIDEFRRQMA; encoded by the coding sequence ATGATGTTAATCGCACCATCCATATTGTCAGCGGATTTTTCAAGACTCGGGGAGGAGGTTTCGGCGGTTGAAAAGGCCGGGGCGGACTGGATTCACGTGGACGTGATGGACGGTCATTTTGTTCCCAACATTACCATGGGGCCATTGATCGTGGAAGCTGTCCGGCGGGTTAGCTCACTTCCCATCGATGTTCATCTGATGATTGAGGCCCCCGACCGGTATATCGCGGATTTCGCAAAAGCGGGCGCTGCCTTGATTTCCGTTCAGGTTGAGGCCTGCATCCATTTACACCGGACGATTCAGCTTATCAGAGAGACCGGCGCCCGTCCCGGGGTTGTCTTGAACCCCTCAACCCCGCTGGATACCATCGCCTGGGTGCTTGGGGATGTTGATTTCGTTTTAATTATGAGCGTGAATCCCGGATTTGGAGGGCAGGCCTTTATTCCCAACAGCCTGGATAAAATACAGGCGCTTAGAAAAATGATAACTGACCGGGGGCTTTCCACACTGATTCAAATCGACGGCGGTGTAAATCCGGAAAACATCCAAAGCATCGCCCGGGCCGGCGCGGACGTATTCGTCGCCGGTTCGGCCATTTACGGGACGCCGGACTATAAAAAAAC